A genome region from Alicyclobacillus acidocaldarius subsp. acidocaldarius DSM 446 includes the following:
- the fusA gene encoding elongation factor G, translating into MARAFPLEKTRNIGIIAHIDAGKTTTTERILFYTGRVHKIGEVHEGAATMDWMVQEQERGITITSAATTCQWKGHRINIIDTPGHVDFTVEVERSLRVLDGAVAVFDAKMGVEPQSETVWRQADKYHVPRIAYVNKMDIVGADFLGCVEQMKKRLGAKAVPIQLPIGAEDTFKGMVDLIEMKAIIYTDDLGTRAENTDIPPELQALAEEKRAEMIEAVAEVNEELMMKYLEGEELTVDEIKAGLREGTCKGILFPVLCGSSYRNKGVQPMLDAVVEYLPAPNDIPAIKGFTPDGQEVERHSSDDEPFAALAFKIMSDPFVGKLAFFRVYSGTLQSGSYVLNSTKGKRERIGRILQMHANHREEIEEVYAGDIAAAVGLKDTTTGDTLCDEKNVVILESMDFPDPVISVSIEPKTKADQDKMALALQKLAEEDPTFRTYTDQETGQTIIQGMGELHLEIIVDRMQREFKVECNVGKPQVAYRETITKRVEQEGRFVRQSGGRGQYGHVKIILEPLERGQGFVFENKIVGGVVPKEYIPAVEEGIQEAMRNGVLAGYPLVDIKATLYDGSYHEVDSSEMAFKIAGSMALKAGAEKADPILLEPVMRVEVTVPEEYMGDILGDINARRGRVEGMETRGNASVIKAYVPLAEMFGYSTSLRSRTQGRGTYSMELAYYDEVPRNVAEGIIKKNKGE; encoded by the coding sequence ATGGCACGCGCATTCCCGCTCGAGAAGACGCGGAATATCGGCATCATCGCTCACATCGATGCCGGTAAGACGACCACGACCGAGCGTATCCTGTTTTACACTGGCCGCGTCCACAAGATCGGCGAGGTGCACGAAGGTGCCGCGACGATGGACTGGATGGTCCAGGAGCAGGAGCGCGGGATCACCATCACGTCCGCCGCTACGACCTGTCAATGGAAGGGGCACCGCATCAACATCATCGACACGCCAGGCCACGTGGACTTCACGGTCGAGGTGGAACGCTCTCTGCGCGTGCTCGACGGCGCGGTAGCCGTCTTCGACGCCAAAATGGGCGTCGAGCCCCAATCCGAGACGGTGTGGCGGCAGGCTGACAAGTACCACGTTCCTCGTATCGCCTACGTCAACAAGATGGACATTGTGGGCGCTGACTTCCTCGGGTGCGTGGAACAGATGAAGAAGCGCCTGGGTGCCAAGGCGGTCCCGATTCAGCTGCCCATCGGCGCGGAGGACACCTTCAAGGGGATGGTCGATCTCATCGAGATGAAGGCCATCATCTACACGGACGATCTCGGCACGCGCGCCGAGAATACGGACATTCCGCCCGAGCTGCAGGCGCTGGCGGAGGAGAAGCGCGCCGAGATGATCGAGGCCGTCGCCGAAGTCAACGAGGAACTGATGATGAAGTACCTCGAGGGCGAAGAGTTGACGGTCGACGAGATCAAGGCCGGGCTCCGCGAGGGCACCTGTAAAGGTATTCTCTTTCCGGTTCTCTGCGGTTCGTCGTATCGCAACAAGGGCGTTCAGCCGATGTTGGACGCTGTCGTGGAGTATCTCCCGGCGCCAAACGACATCCCGGCCATCAAGGGGTTCACGCCCGACGGGCAAGAGGTGGAGCGCCACTCGTCCGACGACGAGCCGTTTGCGGCGCTCGCGTTCAAGATCATGAGCGATCCGTTCGTCGGAAAGCTCGCCTTCTTCCGGGTGTATTCCGGCACGCTGCAGTCGGGATCGTACGTCCTGAACTCGACGAAGGGCAAGCGCGAGCGGATTGGCCGCATTCTCCAGATGCACGCGAATCACCGTGAGGAGATCGAAGAGGTCTACGCGGGTGACATCGCGGCTGCGGTGGGTCTCAAGGATACGACGACCGGCGACACGCTCTGTGATGAGAAGAATGTCGTGATCCTGGAGTCCATGGACTTCCCGGATCCGGTGATCTCGGTCTCCATCGAGCCGAAGACCAAGGCCGACCAGGACAAGATGGCACTCGCCCTCCAGAAGCTGGCGGAAGAGGACCCGACCTTCCGGACCTACACGGACCAGGAGACCGGCCAGACCATCATCCAGGGTATGGGCGAGCTGCACCTCGAGATCATCGTCGACCGCATGCAGCGCGAGTTCAAGGTCGAGTGCAATGTGGGCAAGCCCCAGGTGGCGTACCGCGAGACCATCACGAAGCGCGTCGAACAAGAGGGGCGTTTCGTCCGGCAGTCGGGTGGGCGCGGTCAGTACGGCCACGTCAAGATCATCCTGGAGCCGCTCGAGCGCGGGCAGGGCTTCGTGTTCGAGAACAAGATCGTCGGCGGTGTGGTGCCGAAGGAATACATCCCCGCTGTCGAAGAAGGCATCCAGGAGGCCATGCGGAACGGTGTGCTGGCGGGTTACCCGCTGGTGGATATCAAGGCCACGCTGTACGACGGTTCGTACCACGAGGTCGACTCCAGCGAAATGGCCTTCAAAATCGCCGGCTCCATGGCGCTCAAGGCTGGCGCCGAGAAGGCGGATCCCATCCTGCTCGAGCCCGTCATGCGTGTCGAGGTGACGGTCCCGGAGGAGTACATGGGCGATATCCTTGGCGACATCAACGCCCGCCGCGGCCGCGTGGAAGGCATGGAGACGCGCGGCAACGCCAGCGTCATCAAGGCGTATGTGCCTCTGGCTGAGATGTTTGGTTATTCCACCTCCCTGCGATCGCGCACGCAAGGGCGCGGCACGTATTCGATGGAACTCGCGTACTACGACGAGGTTCCGCGAAACGTCGCAGAGGGGATTATCAAGAAGAACAAAGGCGAATAA
- the rpsG gene encoding 30S ribosomal protein S7, with the protein MPRKGPVPKRDVLPDPVYNNKLVARLINKVMVDGKKGIAERIVYKAFDIIRERTGKDPMEVFEAALRNVMPVLEVKARRVGGSNYQVPVEVRPERRISLGLRWLVQYARLRSEKGMEYRLAAELMDAANNTGGAVRKREDTHRMAEANKAFAHYRW; encoded by the coding sequence GTGCCGAGAAAGGGGCCCGTCCCAAAGCGTGACGTGTTGCCGGATCCCGTGTACAACAACAAGTTGGTGGCTCGCCTGATCAACAAGGTGATGGTCGACGGGAAGAAGGGCATCGCTGAGCGCATTGTGTACAAGGCGTTCGACATCATTCGGGAGCGCACGGGCAAGGACCCGATGGAGGTCTTTGAAGCGGCGCTGAGGAATGTGATGCCCGTGCTGGAGGTCAAGGCTCGCCGCGTGGGCGGATCGAACTACCAGGTGCCTGTCGAGGTGCGACCGGAGCGTCGCATTTCGCTCGGTCTCCGCTGGTTGGTCCAATACGCCCGTCTGCGGAGCGAGAAAGGCATGGAGTATCGCCTGGCCGCCGAGCTGATGGATGCCGCCAACAATACCGGCGGCGCGGTTCGGAAGCGCGAGGACACGCACCGCATGGCGGAAGCCAACAAGGCGTTCGCGCATTATCGCTGGTAA
- the rpsL gene encoding 30S ribosomal protein S12, whose amino-acid sequence MPTINQLVRKGRKAVVKKSKAPALQFGYNSQTKKLTNLPSPQKRGVCTRVGTMTPKKPNSALRKYARVRLTNTIEVTAYIPGIGHNLQEHSVVLVRGGRVKDLPGVRYHIVRGALDAAGVKDRMQGRSKYGAKRPKK is encoded by the coding sequence GTGCCGACCATCAACCAATTGGTGCGCAAAGGCCGGAAGGCCGTCGTGAAGAAGTCCAAGGCGCCTGCGCTGCAATTCGGCTACAACAGCCAGACCAAGAAGCTGACGAACCTGCCGTCTCCGCAGAAGCGCGGCGTGTGCACGCGTGTGGGCACCATGACGCCGAAGAAGCCGAACTCGGCGTTGCGGAAGTACGCGCGTGTCCGCCTGACCAACACGATTGAGGTCACGGCGTACATCCCCGGTATCGGGCACAATTTGCAGGAGCACTCCGTCGTGCTCGTTCGCGGCGGACGTGTCAAGGACCTGCCTGGTGTGCGCTACCACATCGTCCGCGGTGCGCTGGACGCGGCTGGCGTGAAGGATCGCATGCAGGGCCGCTCGAAGTACGGGGCGAAGCGGCCGAAGAAGTAA
- a CDS encoding ribosomal L7Ae/L30e/S12e/Gadd45 family protein, whose protein sequence is MSLDDIRQAKKKTVGTNQTLKALRQPSGRVVCVYVAKDAEPRVTEPVVQLASKLGVPIEWVDTMRQLGKACGIEVGAASACILAE, encoded by the coding sequence GTGTCCCTTGACGACATACGCCAAGCGAAGAAGAAGACCGTCGGCACCAACCAGACGTTAAAGGCGCTGAGGCAACCGTCTGGTCGTGTGGTGTGCGTGTATGTCGCGAAGGATGCCGAGCCGAGAGTGACGGAACCTGTGGTGCAGTTGGCGTCGAAACTCGGAGTTCCGATTGAATGGGTCGACACCATGAGGCAACTCGGGAAGGCTTGCGGCATTGAGGTCGGCGCGGCGTCCGCCTGCATCCTGGCAGAGTAG